Proteins encoded together in one Streptomyces sp. NA04227 window:
- a CDS encoding decarboxylase, which translates to MDVSFLGGPHPQRGVGVVAPFDFALDRELWRWVPDEVSLHVTRTPYVPVEVSLDLARLVSEHETLGEAVRALGATGPEVLAYACTSGSFVGGRAGEQAMCEAMTRAGEVPAVTTSGALLEALDEIDARRIGLVTPYTMSVTHSLEEYLAEDGVTVVGRAFMGLTRHIWKVPYRDVVDMARHAVSGFTGKADALFISCTNLPTYDVIPQLEAELRMPVLSANQVTMWAALRRLGTRAVGPYQALLDPSARPGSAHLEPPRLDTGPLGTGPVSAGPVDTGAPPAPATGEGALPEGPPPWS; encoded by the coding sequence CCCCACCCACAGCGCGGTGTCGGCGTTGTCGCCCCGTTCGACTTCGCGCTGGATCGCGAGCTGTGGCGCTGGGTCCCCGACGAGGTCTCCCTGCACGTCACCCGCACCCCGTACGTACCGGTCGAGGTGAGCCTGGACCTCGCCCGTCTGGTCAGTGAGCACGAGACCCTCGGCGAGGCCGTGCGCGCGCTCGGCGCGACCGGTCCCGAGGTGCTCGCCTATGCCTGCACCTCCGGCAGCTTCGTCGGCGGCCGCGCGGGCGAGCAGGCCATGTGCGAGGCGATGACCAGGGCCGGGGAGGTCCCGGCCGTCACCACCTCGGGCGCCCTGCTCGAAGCCCTCGACGAAATCGACGCCCGCCGCATCGGGCTCGTCACGCCCTACACCATGTCCGTCACGCACTCCCTGGAGGAGTACCTCGCCGAGGACGGCGTCACCGTCGTGGGCCGGGCCTTCATGGGCCTGACCCGGCACATCTGGAAAGTGCCCTACCGCGACGTGGTCGACATGGCGAGGCATGCTGTAAGTGGGTTCACCGGAAAGGCCGACGCCCTCTTCATCAGCTGTACGAATCTGCCCACGTACGACGTGATCCCGCAGCTGGAGGCCGAGCTCAGGATGCCCGTGCTTTCGGCCAACCAGGTCACCATGTGGGCAGCACTGCGCAGGCTGGGTACGCGTGCCGTGGGGCCGTACCAGGCGCTGCTCGACCCGAGCGCCCGCCCCGGCTCGGCGCACCTGGAACCGCCGCGCCTGGACACCGGGCCGCTCGGCACCGGGCCCGTGTCGGCGGGGCCCGTCGACACCGGTGCGCCGCCGGCCCCGGCCACCGGCGAGGGGGCCCTGCCAGAGGGTCCGCCGCCGTGGTCCTGA
- a CDS encoding aspartate/glutamate racemase family protein — protein MTAIGFLYPGYSAEDEYPRIEQLLGSDIRLQLVHTDIGEDAHRVDALLEMGSAERLAAGVEELRLSGAEAVVWACTSGSFVFGWDGAHEQVRKLAMAAGMPASSTSFAFAHAVQELGVRRLAVAATYPEDVAGLFADFLKAAGAEVLSVRGSGIITAAEVGTWGRDEVFALARAADHPQADAVLMPDTALHTAAHLREVEQELGKPLLTANQVTVWEGLRLADRRVNAPQLGALFTREPVVQVRD, from the coding sequence GTGACCGCCATCGGATTCCTCTACCCCGGGTACTCGGCCGAGGACGAGTACCCCCGTATCGAGCAGCTCCTCGGCAGCGACATCCGGCTCCAGCTCGTCCACACCGACATCGGTGAGGACGCCCACCGGGTCGACGCGCTGCTCGAAATGGGCTCGGCCGAGCGGCTGGCGGCAGGGGTGGAGGAACTGCGTCTGTCCGGCGCCGAGGCCGTGGTGTGGGCCTGTACCAGCGGCAGCTTCGTCTTCGGCTGGGACGGCGCCCACGAACAGGTCCGCAAGCTGGCCATGGCCGCCGGCATGCCCGCCTCCAGTACGTCGTTCGCCTTCGCGCACGCGGTACAGGAGCTCGGCGTACGCCGCCTCGCGGTGGCCGCGACCTACCCCGAGGACGTGGCGGGCCTGTTCGCCGACTTCCTGAAGGCGGCCGGTGCCGAGGTCCTCTCGGTGCGCGGCAGCGGCATCATCACCGCCGCCGAGGTCGGCACCTGGGGCCGCGACGAGGTCTTCGCCCTGGCCCGCGCCGCCGACCACCCGCAGGCCGACGCCGTCCTGATGCCCGACACCGCCCTGCACACCGCGGCCCACCTGCGCGAGGTGGAACAGGAACTCGGCAAGCCCCTCCTCACGGCCAACCAGGTAACCGTCTGGGAGGGCCTGCGCCTGGCGGACCGCCGGGTCAACGCCCCGCAGCTGGGGGCGCTGTTCACGCGGGAGCCGGTGGTGCAGGTGCGGGACTAG